A genomic stretch from Enterobacter oligotrophicus includes:
- a CDS encoding PTS sugar transporter subunit IIA: MITTWLPTENIQIVDSVSDWKQAITLSAQPLLAKEAITEDYIQAIFNSHQKLGPYYVLAPGLAMPHARPEQGAIKNGLSLLHIKKGVSFDSEDNDPIYVVIMLCALSGDEHINMITALADIFSDDERLSALLKASSMKTIQAVINV, translated from the coding sequence ATGATTACGACCTGGTTACCAACGGAAAATATCCAGATTGTGGATTCAGTCAGCGACTGGAAACAGGCTATTACGTTATCAGCCCAGCCCTTATTGGCGAAAGAGGCAATTACTGAAGATTATATTCAGGCCATTTTTAACAGCCACCAAAAACTTGGCCCTTATTATGTTTTAGCACCTGGTCTGGCGATGCCTCATGCTCGCCCGGAGCAAGGAGCAATTAAAAACGGGTTATCGCTTTTACATATTAAAAAAGGCGTTTCTTTTGACTCGGAAGATAATGACCCTATTTACGTCGTGATTATGCTGTGTGCGCTTTCGGGAGATGAGCATATCAATATGATTACAGCACTGGCGGACATTTTTAGCGATGATGAACGACTCTCAGCACTGCTGAAAGCATCATCAATGAAAACAATTCAAGCCGTTATCAACGTATAA
- a CDS encoding DMT family transporter, translated as MTFIMIVLAIIGGSMLSIQAAVNGQLGSQVGVFKSAFLTFSVGALITALLIFFFEPKQMVTLIDVPKWQLLGAMFGVPYIVIMVLAVQRIGTAIATVAVIFGQLTMSMLIDNFGWLGNQSISFSMSRLGAILCLGIALFFIYSSNKVKATALKQDHLSSS; from the coding sequence ATGACATTTATTATGATCGTTTTAGCCATTATTGGCGGCTCCATGTTGAGTATTCAGGCGGCCGTTAATGGACAATTGGGTAGTCAGGTAGGGGTATTTAAAAGCGCGTTCCTGACCTTTTCCGTAGGCGCACTTATCACCGCTTTGCTTATTTTCTTTTTTGAACCAAAACAAATGGTTACACTGATTGATGTACCTAAATGGCAACTGCTGGGTGCCATGTTTGGCGTACCCTATATCGTTATCATGGTTTTAGCCGTACAACGAATAGGAACCGCGATTGCCACAGTCGCCGTGATCTTCGGACAGTTAACCATGAGCATGTTAATCGATAACTTTGGCTGGTTGGGAAATCAATCCATTTCGTTTTCGATGAGTCGTCTGGGTGCTATCCTCTGCTTAGGTATCGCACTTTTCTTCATTTACTCAAGTAATAAAGTAAAGGCGACCGCCTTAAAACAAGACCACCTGTCATCGAGCTAA
- the alsE gene encoding D-allulose 6-phosphate 3-epimerase, producing MAAKFSPSLMCMDLTQFREQITAMNDRADFYHVDIMDGSYVKNITLSPFFIENLKKITDVPIDVHLMVNHPEDIIPMCIDAGADIISFHPETANNKIFRLLNQIKDAGRRCGVVLNPATPADAIKEYAHLLDKVTVMSVDPGYAGQKFIPESLNKIKQLIAMREAHGYHYLTEIDGSCNEKTFNVISRSGVDVFIVGTSGLFSLADNVSDAWDKMVDIYQREVAA from the coding sequence ATGGCAGCTAAATTTTCGCCCTCGTTAATGTGCATGGATTTAACACAGTTCAGAGAGCAAATTACGGCAATGAACGATCGGGCTGATTTTTATCACGTCGATATTATGGATGGTAGCTATGTGAAGAACATTACGCTATCACCGTTCTTTATCGAGAACCTGAAGAAAATTACCGATGTGCCGATTGATGTGCATCTGATGGTGAATCACCCGGAAGATATTATTCCAATGTGCATTGATGCAGGGGCCGATATTATCAGCTTCCATCCGGAGACGGCGAATAACAAAATCTTCCGTCTGTTGAACCAGATTAAAGATGCGGGTCGTCGCTGCGGCGTGGTGTTGAACCCTGCTACTCCGGCTGATGCTATTAAAGAGTATGCGCACCTGCTGGATAAAGTGACCGTCATGTCGGTTGACCCAGGCTACGCAGGCCAGAAGTTTATCCCGGAATCACTTAACAAAATCAAACAACTGATTGCGATGCGCGAAGCGCATGGTTACCACTATCTGACCGAGATTGACGGCTCCTGCAACGAGAAAACCTTCAATGTTATCTCCCGGTCGGGCGTTGACGTCTTTATTGTGGGAACCTCGGGCCTGTTCTCCCTGGCGGATAATGTCAGCGATGCATGGGATAAAATGGTCGATATCTACCAGCGCGAAGTCGCTGCCTAA
- a CDS encoding PTS sugar transporter subunit IIA, whose product MDISSVLNVNNIKLNMTAKSKEEAIEELADLLVRDGAVINKDVFLKDVWLREEQGSTGFENHIAIPHGKSSGVARTALAVGRTQHQISWETMDGSDVRCIILFAVCLVDQNATHIRLLSQVSGSLADEEIVEKLLKEDSPQKIIDLLNAEGASA is encoded by the coding sequence ATGGACATTTCGAGTGTACTTAATGTAAATAACATCAAATTGAACATGACGGCTAAGAGTAAAGAAGAAGCAATTGAAGAATTAGCTGACTTATTAGTACGTGATGGGGCTGTTATTAATAAAGATGTTTTTCTGAAAGATGTCTGGCTACGCGAAGAACAGGGCTCCACTGGATTCGAAAATCATATTGCAATCCCGCATGGTAAATCCTCAGGAGTAGCCCGTACGGCATTGGCCGTTGGACGAACCCAACATCAAATCTCCTGGGAAACTATGGATGGTAGTGACGTTCGCTGTATTATTCTATTTGCCGTATGCCTGGTAGATCAAAATGCCACCCACATCCGATTGTTATCACAAGTTTCAGGTTCACTTGCCGATGAAGAGATAGTGGAAAAATTACTGAAGGAAGATTCCCCTCAGAAAATCATTGATCTTTTGAACGCTGAAGGTGCCAGCGCTTAA
- a CDS encoding aldo/keto reductase encodes MQKRYLGKSRLEVSALGLGCMGLSHGYGPATDTRQAIGLIRAAVERGVTFFDTAEVYGPFLNEEVVGEALKPFRDRVVIATKFGFTFGEDNKQQILNSRPEHIREAVDGSLRRLKTDVIDLLYQHRVDPDVPIEDVAGTVKDLIAEGKVKHFGLSEAGAQTIRRANAIQPVTALQSEYSMWWREPEQEILPLLEELGIGFVPFSPLGKGFLTGSIKPGTTFGKDDYRSTVPRFAEQAIEANEKLVSLLGELAAEKGVTSAQIALAWLLAQKPWIVPIPGTTKLHRLEENLGAADIILSQDDSWQITQALETIKIVGERYSPEHQARVGR; translated from the coding sequence ATGCAAAAACGTTATCTGGGTAAATCCCGACTCGAAGTCTCCGCTCTTGGGCTCGGCTGCATGGGCTTAAGCCACGGCTACGGCCCGGCGACCGATACTCGTCAGGCTATCGGGCTCATTCGCGCTGCGGTTGAACGTGGCGTCACATTCTTCGATACCGCTGAAGTGTATGGCCCCTTCCTTAATGAAGAGGTTGTCGGCGAAGCCTTAAAACCGTTTCGTGACCGTGTGGTCATCGCCACCAAGTTTGGTTTTACTTTTGGTGAAGACAACAAGCAGCAGATTTTAAACAGCCGTCCGGAGCATATCCGTGAAGCTGTGGATGGATCATTACGCCGTCTTAAGACTGATGTCATTGACCTGCTCTATCAACACCGTGTCGATCCGGATGTCCCGATTGAAGATGTTGCGGGTACCGTGAAAGACCTGATCGCTGAAGGCAAAGTTAAACATTTCGGTCTGTCCGAAGCGGGTGCGCAAACCATTCGTCGTGCGAATGCCATACAACCAGTTACTGCGCTGCAAAGCGAATACTCCATGTGGTGGCGCGAGCCTGAACAGGAGATCCTGCCGTTGCTGGAGGAACTGGGCATTGGTTTTGTGCCCTTCAGCCCATTAGGTAAAGGCTTCCTGACGGGCTCGATTAAGCCAGGAACTACTTTTGGGAAAGATGATTATCGCAGCACCGTACCGCGTTTCGCCGAGCAGGCGATTGAAGCCAATGAAAAGCTGGTCTCATTGCTGGGTGAACTGGCGGCAGAGAAAGGCGTGACGTCTGCACAAATCGCGCTGGCGTGGTTGCTGGCACAAAAGCCGTGGATTGTGCCTATCCCAGGTACCACCAAACTACATCGGCTGGAGGAAAACTTGGGGGCTGCCGACATCATTCTTTCGCAGGATGACTCATGGCAGATAACCCAGGCGCTTGAAACCATTAAAATCGTCGGCGAACGTTACTCCCCTGAACATCAGGCTCGCGTGGGCCGTTAA
- a CDS encoding PTS ascorbate transporter subunit IIC, with protein MLQFIIHDVLGTPAILVGLFSLIGLLLQKKAVSDVISGTLKTIMGFVILTSGAAIIATTLTTFSQLFEHSFHIQGVVPNTDAMAALAQKNYGTATAMIMVLGMLFNIVLARITPLKYIFLTGHHTLYMSAMLAVILSVGGLSPFWVVLVGAVILGIMMVVSPAILQPFTRKITGTDDLALGHFGSTGYLLSALVGKAVGKGSPSIEELKVPKSLNFLRDSSVAISLTMMILFVILVLVAGKEFVETSISGGQNFIIFAIIQSLTFAAGVWIILAGVRMIIAEIVPAFKGIADKLVKDAKPALDCPTVFPFAPNAVIVGFLSSFAAGLVSMFLCPLFGLSVIVPGLVPHFFCGATAGVYGNICGGRRGAVVGAFAHGLLISFLPAILLPLMGDLGFASTTFGDADFGVVGIILGHVVSLFN; from the coding sequence ATGCTGCAGTTTATTATTCATGATGTGTTGGGCACACCAGCAATACTGGTCGGTTTGTTTTCCCTGATCGGCTTATTATTGCAGAAAAAAGCAGTTTCCGATGTTATTTCCGGAACCCTCAAAACCATTATGGGTTTTGTGATATTAACATCCGGGGCGGCGATTATTGCCACGACGTTAACGACGTTTAGCCAGCTGTTTGAGCACTCATTCCATATTCAGGGTGTTGTACCCAATACTGACGCCATGGCGGCACTGGCGCAGAAAAACTACGGTACCGCGACGGCAATGATCATGGTGCTGGGGATGTTGTTTAACATTGTCCTTGCCCGTATTACGCCGCTGAAATATATCTTCCTGACAGGCCACCACACGCTGTATATGTCGGCGATGCTGGCTGTCATCCTCTCTGTCGGCGGTCTGTCGCCATTCTGGGTAGTACTGGTGGGGGCGGTAATTCTCGGCATCATGATGGTGGTCTCCCCGGCCATTCTGCAGCCCTTCACGCGTAAAATAACAGGTACTGATGACCTGGCGCTGGGCCACTTTGGTTCAACCGGTTATCTACTATCAGCGCTAGTGGGGAAAGCGGTCGGTAAAGGCAGCCCATCGATTGAAGAGCTGAAGGTGCCGAAATCGCTGAACTTCCTGCGTGACTCCTCGGTCGCCATCTCGTTGACGATGATGATCCTGTTTGTGATTCTGGTGCTGGTAGCAGGCAAGGAGTTTGTCGAGACCAGCATCAGTGGTGGTCAGAACTTTATCATCTTCGCCATTATTCAGTCGCTCACCTTCGCAGCAGGCGTGTGGATCATCCTTGCGGGCGTGCGCATGATTATTGCCGAAATTGTTCCGGCCTTTAAAGGCATCGCCGACAAGCTGGTAAAAGACGCCAAACCAGCGCTCGACTGCCCCACCGTCTTCCCGTTCGCCCCTAACGCAGTGATCGTCGGTTTCCTGTCGAGCTTTGCCGCTGGTCTGGTGAGCATGTTCCTGTGCCCACTGTTTGGTTTAAGCGTCATCGTTCCTGGTCTGGTGCCGCACTTCTTCTGCGGCGCGACGGCAGGCGTTTACGGCAACATCTGCGGTGGTCGTCGCGGCGCGGTGGTGGGGGCATTCGCTCACGGTCTGTTGATTTCATTCTTGCCTGCAATTTTGCTGCCACTTATGGGCGACCTGGGCTTTGCATCCACCACCTTTGGCGATGCGGACTTCGGCGTTGTTGGCATCATTCTTGGGCATGTCGTGTCACTGTTTAACTAA
- a CDS encoding PTS fructose transporter subunit IIB: MNIVGITACTVGIAHTYIAQKKIEIAAKKAGHNVKIETQGTIGIENALTAEEIAQADIVLLAADVKVSGEERFAGKKVVKVPTEMAVKSPNKLIEKLGELVNS; encoded by the coding sequence ATGAATATTGTTGGAATTACAGCTTGCACTGTAGGCATTGCACACACCTATATTGCGCAAAAGAAAATTGAAATAGCAGCAAAAAAAGCCGGGCACAATGTCAAAATTGAAACACAAGGCACTATAGGTATCGAGAATGCCTTGACTGCTGAAGAAATTGCACAAGCCGACATCGTCCTGTTAGCCGCCGATGTTAAAGTTTCCGGTGAAGAAAGGTTCGCCGGAAAGAAAGTCGTCAAAGTACCAACGGAAATGGCGGTTAAATCACCAAATAAGCTTATCGAAAAACTCGGTGAATTAGTAAATTCATAA
- a CDS encoding PTS sugar transporter subunit IIB codes for MKKVLIVCGNGLGSSFIVEMNVKKIIKELNKEAEVSHTDLTSAKSETADIILSARDIAEHLSSHSAQVFGLSNLLDNNKIKEILSENL; via the coding sequence ATGAAAAAGGTTCTGATTGTTTGCGGTAACGGTTTAGGTAGTAGCTTTATCGTTGAAATGAATGTGAAAAAAATTATTAAAGAGCTAAATAAAGAAGCAGAGGTTTCCCATACCGATCTGACTTCAGCCAAAAGCGAAACAGCCGATATTATTCTTAGTGCCAGGGATATTGCTGAGCATCTGTCCAGCCATTCTGCACAGGTTTTTGGTTTATCTAACCTGCTGGATAACAATAAAATCAAAGAAATTCTTTCCGAGAATCTCTGA
- a CDS encoding PTS fructose transporter subunit IIC has product MNIKDIWKAANPKGHLLTAISFLIPIVCGAGFIIAIGMGFGGTVQDTLVSGQFDLWQAFATMGAKALGLLPVVIAIGISGSIAGKPGIAPGFVVGLAANAIGAGFIGGMIGGYISGYIALAIIKNVKVPGWARGLMPTLIVPFFASILSALIMVYIIGTPIGIFTDALTSFLRSMGTSSNLLLGAVIGALCIVDFGGPINKTCFAFVLTLQAQGINEPVTALQLVNTATPIGFGLAFFIAKLLRKNIYNTEEIEMLKSAVPMGVVNIVEGSIPIVMNDIVRGIAAAAIGGACGGAITMVYGADATVPFGGVLMLPTMSNPMAGIMALLVNILVTGIVYAVIKKDVPRDVVINNDHEEEDINLDDIKIS; this is encoded by the coding sequence ATGAATATAAAAGATATATGGAAAGCAGCAAACCCTAAAGGTCATCTGCTGACTGCCATCTCATTCTTGATTCCGATTGTCTGTGGTGCTGGGTTTATTATTGCCATCGGTATGGGTTTTGGGGGGACGGTCCAGGACACTTTAGTATCGGGTCAATTTGATCTGTGGCAGGCCTTCGCTACCATGGGGGCTAAGGCGCTCGGACTATTGCCCGTCGTTATCGCTATCGGGATTTCCGGTTCGATCGCAGGTAAGCCCGGTATTGCCCCAGGTTTTGTTGTAGGTCTGGCAGCTAACGCTATTGGTGCGGGTTTTATCGGTGGCATGATCGGCGGCTACATTTCCGGATATATTGCACTTGCTATCATTAAAAATGTGAAGGTTCCTGGCTGGGCCCGAGGCTTAATGCCTACATTGATTGTGCCATTTTTTGCATCCATTCTCAGTGCCCTGATTATGGTCTATATCATCGGTACGCCTATTGGTATTTTTACCGATGCTCTCACATCGTTCCTGAGAAGTATGGGAACCTCATCTAATTTACTATTAGGTGCTGTTATTGGGGCGTTGTGTATCGTTGACTTCGGCGGGCCGATCAATAAAACCTGCTTCGCATTCGTCTTAACTCTCCAGGCGCAGGGTATAAATGAACCAGTTACGGCCCTTCAGCTAGTTAACACGGCAACACCTATCGGTTTTGGGCTTGCATTTTTTATCGCTAAACTTCTTCGCAAAAATATCTATAATACTGAAGAAATCGAAATGTTAAAGTCGGCGGTTCCTATGGGGGTAGTGAATATTGTTGAAGGATCTATACCTATAGTTATGAATGATATCGTCCGCGGTATTGCTGCAGCGGCAATCGGCGGCGCTTGTGGTGGCGCTATCACCATGGTATATGGTGCTGATGCAACTGTACCTTTTGGTGGTGTATTGATGCTCCCAACAATGTCAAATCCCATGGCGGGTATTATGGCGTTGTTAGTTAATATATTAGTCACGGGAATTGTCTACGCCGTCATCAAAAAAGATGTTCCTCGTGATGTTGTTATAAACAATGATCATGAAGAGGAAGATATCAACCTCGATGATATTAAAATTAGCTAG
- the tkt gene encoding transketolase, producing the protein MTTRRTLANALRILSIDGVQKSNSGHPGAPMGMADIAEVLWRDFLNHNPQNPSWADRDRFVLSNGHGSMLIYSLLHLTGYDLPIEELKNFRQLHSKTPGHPEVGYTAGVETTTGPLGQGIANAVGMAIAEKTLAAQFNRPGHDIVDHFTYAFMGDGCMMEGISHEVCSLAGTLKLGKLVAFYDDNGISIDGHVEGWFTDDTAARFEAYGWHVVRGVDGHDADSIKRAVEEARAVTDKPSLLMCKTIIGFGSPNKAGTHDSHGAPLGDAEIALTREQLGWKHPAFEIPSEIYAQWDAKEVGQAKEAAWNEKFAAYAKAFPQEAAEFTRRMKGDMPSDFDAKANEFIAKLQANPSKIASRKASQNAIEAFGPLLPEFLGGSADLAPSNLTLWSGSKAINEDTAGNYIHYGVREFGMTAIANGISLHGGFLPYTSTFLMFVEYARNAVRMAALMKQRQVMAYTHDSIGLGEDGPTHQPVEQVASLRVTPNMSTWRPCDQVESAVAWKYGVERQDGPTALILSRQNLAQQERTPEQLANIARGGYVLKDCAGQPELIFIATGSEVELAVAAWEKLTAEGVKARVVSMPSTDAFDKQDAAYRESVLPKAVSARVAVEAGIADYWFKYVGLNGAIVGMTTFGESAPAELLFEEFGFTVDNVVAKAKSIL; encoded by the coding sequence ATGACGACTCGTCGCACGCTAGCGAATGCTTTGCGCATACTTTCTATTGATGGTGTACAAAAATCGAATTCCGGTCACCCTGGTGCCCCTATGGGTATGGCTGATATCGCCGAAGTCCTGTGGCGTGATTTTCTGAACCACAACCCGCAGAACCCGTCATGGGCTGACCGCGACCGTTTCGTACTGTCTAACGGCCACGGCTCTATGCTGATCTACAGCCTGCTGCACCTCACTGGTTACGATCTGCCAATCGAAGAGCTGAAAAACTTCCGTCAGCTGCACTCCAAAACTCCAGGTCACCCGGAAGTGGGTTACACCGCGGGCGTTGAAACCACCACCGGCCCGCTGGGTCAGGGTATTGCTAACGCAGTGGGTATGGCGATTGCTGAGAAGACCCTGGCGGCACAGTTCAACCGTCCTGGTCACGACATCGTTGACCACTTCACCTATGCGTTCATGGGCGATGGCTGCATGATGGAAGGCATTTCTCACGAAGTGTGCTCCCTGGCAGGTACCCTGAAGCTGGGTAAACTGGTGGCGTTCTATGACGACAACGGTATCTCCATCGACGGCCACGTTGAAGGCTGGTTCACTGACGACACCGCAGCACGTTTCGAAGCCTACGGCTGGCACGTTGTGCGTGGCGTTGATGGCCACGATGCTGACTCGATTAAACGTGCGGTAGAAGAAGCGCGCGCAGTCACAGATAAGCCGTCCCTGCTGATGTGCAAGACCATCATTGGCTTCGGTTCTCCGAACAAAGCGGGTACGCACGACTCCCACGGCGCACCGCTGGGCGACGCGGAAATCGCACTGACCCGTGAGCAGCTTGGCTGGAAACACCCTGCTTTCGAAATCCCATCTGAGATCTACGCCCAGTGGGATGCCAAAGAAGTCGGCCAGGCGAAAGAAGCGGCCTGGAACGAGAAGTTCGCGGCTTATGCAAAAGCGTTCCCTCAGGAAGCGGCTGAATTCACCCGTCGTATGAAAGGCGACATGCCGTCTGATTTCGACGCGAAAGCGAACGAATTCATCGCGAAGCTGCAGGCGAACCCGTCTAAAATCGCCAGCCGTAAAGCGTCTCAGAATGCCATCGAAGCGTTCGGTCCTCTGCTTCCTGAATTCCTCGGCGGCTCCGCTGACCTGGCACCTTCTAACCTGACCCTGTGGTCGGGTTCTAAAGCGATCAACGAAGACACTGCCGGTAACTACATCCATTACGGTGTACGTGAATTCGGTATGACCGCAATCGCCAACGGTATCTCGCTGCACGGCGGTTTCCTGCCGTATACCTCAACCTTCCTGATGTTCGTTGAATACGCGCGTAACGCCGTGCGTATGGCTGCGCTGATGAAGCAGCGTCAGGTGATGGCCTACACCCACGACTCCATCGGTCTGGGCGAAGACGGCCCGACTCACCAGCCGGTAGAGCAGGTGGCTTCCCTGCGCGTGACCCCGAACATGAGCACATGGCGTCCATGTGACCAGGTTGAATCCGCGGTGGCGTGGAAATATGGCGTTGAGCGTCAGGACGGCCCGACCGCGCTGATCCTCTCCCGTCAGAACCTGGCGCAGCAGGAGCGTACTCCAGAGCAACTGGCAAACATCGCCCGCGGTGGTTACGTGCTGAAAGATTGCGCAGGCCAGCCTGAGCTGATCTTCATCGCGACCGGTTCTGAAGTTGAGCTGGCTGTAGCCGCCTGGGAAAAACTGACTGCCGAAGGCGTGAAAGCGCGCGTGGTTTCCATGCCGTCTACCGATGCGTTCGACAAGCAGGATGCAGCTTACCGTGAATCCGTACTGCCTAAAGCGGTTTCCGCACGTGTGGCAGTGGAAGCGGGTATCGCAGACTACTGGTTCAAATATGTGGGCCTGAACGGCGCAATCGTCGGTATGACCACCTTCGGTGAATCTGCTCCGGCAGAGCTGCTGTTCGAAGAGTTCGGCTTCACCGTTGACAATGTCGTCGCGAAAGCAAAAAGCATTTTATAA
- a CDS encoding DMT family transporter, translated as MQFVLILLVIAGGMGLSVEAGLLGPLGGEVGDLWATFSIFGVGAALTFLLMLFFSPRNSPSFFTLPGWQLLGGVLGPVYVVILTVATPVIGIAMTMIGILAGQVFKSLIIDHFGLLGTPRRKIDSKRIIALIFIIAALILVARG; from the coding sequence ATGCAATTTGTATTGATTTTGTTAGTTATCGCTGGCGGTATGGGGCTGTCAGTCGAGGCAGGCTTACTGGGGCCGCTAGGGGGAGAGGTTGGTGATTTATGGGCAACGTTCAGCATATTTGGCGTAGGCGCTGCACTGACTTTCCTGCTGATGCTTTTTTTCAGCCCACGCAATAGCCCGTCATTTTTCACTTTGCCTGGGTGGCAGCTACTTGGTGGCGTACTCGGGCCAGTTTATGTCGTTATTCTGACCGTGGCCACGCCAGTTATTGGGATAGCGATGACGATGATCGGTATCTTAGCCGGTCAGGTATTTAAGAGTTTGATCATAGATCATTTTGGTTTACTCGGTACACCCCGTAGAAAAATAGACAGCAAGCGAATTATCGCCCTTATTTTTATCATCGCTGCATTAATTCTTGTTGCCAGAGGATAA
- a CDS encoding LysR family transcriptional regulator, with the protein MYDLGNINIRALFIFIAVYEVQNFSIVARREGISASQVSRVIHQLEDAVGQQLFYRNTRAIIPTENGHIFIRYVRAVTGSLDAARRELNERTLEPSGLIRINAPVFFGQKHVAPKLVGLTERYPRLSIELTLTDDYIDPHKDAADVIFRIGELTDSSFHARIFGQQCYRLAASPAYLQKYGVPDNPADLSRHKCLVYRGSSGPNRWLLRRKGGEWMHYPVSPLMSSNNAETLLIAALGGMGIVLFPDWLIGETLQSGELIELMPDMETAIKTEPQNIAAIYPHVRHPTLNVRAVIDYYVEVFGSPLYWQLSDDVVK; encoded by the coding sequence ATGTATGATTTAGGCAATATCAATATCCGAGCGCTCTTCATTTTCATTGCAGTGTATGAAGTGCAGAACTTTTCCATTGTGGCTCGTCGTGAAGGCATTTCTGCCTCTCAGGTTTCACGCGTCATTCATCAGCTAGAAGATGCAGTCGGTCAGCAACTTTTCTATCGCAATACGCGCGCCATTATTCCGACAGAGAACGGTCATATTTTTATCCGTTATGTTCGGGCGGTTACTGGTAGCCTGGACGCTGCCCGACGGGAACTCAATGAAAGGACGCTTGAACCTTCCGGGCTAATACGCATAAATGCTCCCGTTTTTTTTGGGCAAAAGCATGTCGCGCCCAAATTGGTGGGGCTGACGGAACGTTACCCGCGCCTCAGTATTGAGCTGACATTAACTGATGATTACATTGACCCACATAAAGATGCTGCTGATGTCATTTTTCGCATTGGTGAGCTTACTGACTCATCTTTTCATGCACGCATTTTTGGGCAGCAGTGCTATCGCCTGGCAGCATCACCGGCTTATCTTCAAAAGTATGGCGTACCTGATAACCCGGCGGATTTAAGCCGTCATAAGTGTCTCGTTTACCGTGGTTCATCCGGGCCGAATCGCTGGCTGTTGCGTCGAAAAGGTGGAGAGTGGATGCACTATCCTGTCTCTCCGTTGATGTCTTCTAATAATGCCGAGACTTTACTTATTGCAGCATTGGGCGGTATGGGGATAGTCCTTTTTCCGGACTGGTTGATTGGTGAAACGCTACAGAGCGGCGAACTTATTGAATTAATGCCAGATATGGAAACGGCGATTAAGACCGAGCCACAAAATATTGCTGCTATTTATCCTCATGTTCGTCATCCAACGTTAAACGTCAGGGCCGTAATTGATTATTATGTAGAGGTTTTCGGTTCGCCGCTATACTGGCAGCTAAGCGATGATGTTGTTAAGTAA
- a CDS encoding aldo/keto reductase yields MQTVKLNNGIEMPLLGFGVFEMTDAAECERAVIDAIDTGYRLIDTAASYQNETQVGNALKQTGIARDELFVTTKLWLQDTHYEGAKAQFERSLNRLQLDYVDLYLIHQPYGDVHGAWRAMEELQQAGKIRAIGVSNFHPDRLADLIAFNKVAPAVNQIEVNPFNQQLHAVPWNQSRGIQPEAWAPFAEGKNGLFEHPILTAIGQKYGKTVGQVVLRWIFQRGIVSLAKTVRKERMEENINVLDFELSYEDMLQITAIDTATSAFFSHRDPARVEWLAGRKLDV; encoded by the coding sequence ATGCAAACTGTAAAACTGAACAACGGCATTGAAATGCCCCTGCTGGGCTTTGGTGTCTTCGAGATGACGGATGCCGCGGAATGCGAAAGAGCCGTTATTGATGCCATCGATACGGGATACCGCCTGATCGATACCGCCGCGTCTTACCAGAATGAAACCCAGGTCGGGAACGCATTGAAACAGACCGGTATCGCCCGTGATGAACTCTTTGTAACGACCAAACTGTGGCTGCAGGATACCCATTACGAAGGCGCTAAAGCACAGTTCGAACGCTCCCTGAATCGGCTGCAGCTGGATTACGTCGACCTGTATCTGATTCACCAGCCTTACGGTGATGTCCATGGGGCATGGCGTGCTATGGAAGAACTGCAACAGGCAGGCAAAATTCGCGCCATTGGCGTCAGCAATTTCCATCCTGACCGACTGGCCGACCTTATCGCCTTCAACAAAGTTGCCCCTGCGGTGAACCAAATTGAAGTTAACCCCTTCAACCAGCAGTTGCATGCCGTTCCATGGAATCAAAGCCGTGGCATTCAGCCGGAAGCCTGGGCTCCGTTTGCAGAAGGAAAAAATGGTCTGTTTGAGCATCCCATATTAACGGCGATTGGCCAGAAGTACGGCAAAACCGTGGGCCAGGTTGTGCTGCGGTGGATCTTCCAGCGAGGCATCGTTTCGCTGGCAAAAACAGTTCGAAAAGAACGTATGGAAGAGAACATCAACGTTCTCGATTTCGAACTGAGTTATGAAGATATGTTGCAGATTACTGCTATCGACACCGCAACAAGTGCTTTCTTCTCACACCGCGATCCTGCCAGAGTTGAATGGTTGGCCGGTCGCAAGCTGGACGTTTAA